A window of Rosa rugosa chromosome 7, drRosRugo1.1, whole genome shotgun sequence genomic DNA:
aaaagtggggttgtggatactttttttgtttatttttttaataaaatatattttgtaaatgtcttaattattcttctgatttaattaattatcaaagtttattaatcttctagggtctTTTCTATCAAAATTCTAAATCTTGGCTAACAAACCCTTttatcttaataatagtatagatagtatatatatatatatagatagtatatatatatatatatatatatatatatatatatatataggtataTATAGTATATGATGCATGTAAGTTCAGAGAGGCCGGTTAGTTATGATCGGTGACCAATGGAATCAAGAAAGGAGAGATGACAAGAAAAAATGCTAAATGGATAAAAGTTACGTACTATTGAAAGGGAAGGTGAAATTACAATTAAGTAGTTCCGAAAGGGAAAGTGTAGAATCTATGGGCACGTTTACTTAGTTGGAATGTGacggaatgattacggggtaaaactaTTCATACGTTTACTAACatataaaggaatcggaatgattccgggtaaaagtaTTTTTGCGTTTACTAATTAACACATGAAAGAATCGGAATGGGTGTAGGTCTCACctccttataaggaatcgattcctgaatactcaggaatttgattacgaaggggggagatgggtttaggaatcaactcatccggaatcaataccgattcttttcttctcccattccagttgtctccgattcatgattattttccattccaaataagtaaacgtgtcatatGTTCACTGAACTCAAACGGGGATCCCATTTGACAAGACGTACGTGGCGATGCCTCAGATGTTATCGATCTCTTAATTAGATTAGATTAGTTCAGGTGATCTTCATGTCATTTAGTTTGGCTACACGTACTGCACGCCGCCGCCACTCCTGTATCTACGTGTTGTGACAGTTTATCGATCAGCAATTAAACAGCTGTACGTTTGAATTCATTAGTGTGGTTTTAGGTTAAGCCACAAAATTTGTTCAAACGACAGATTGCGAATGGTTGCACCTCATGATCTGACCCTAGGATGCGCAATTCTCTTGTCGGCGGTATGTTTGAAGGTCAGATGAATGAGTGATCGATGCGTGATGGTTATGCAGTCTAGTTTGTAGTAGCCCCCACTCTATATGTATCTCTATTTGGTTGTTGAATGTTGATATATATATGCTTGCTAATCAGCATATGCAGATGATCTATATCTCCTCAATGTCTAAtgctgttttgcatttatacctTAGCTAAAGCTAGACTAGATGTGGAATCAGGCTTTAATCATGTCTTCATGGCACTGATCGTCATCATCCTAGCTAGCTACCGGCCTGCTGATATCATATGCCTGACAGTAGTGATTCCTCGAGAAAGCGATGCTTGCATCGTGTATATGCCACAATCCTCACCAGCTATATATAAGAACCTTGATGCCACCTAGCTCTGGTGTTCACATATCTTACAATCTATGACTGCCTTTCTATTACGACCTTAATTTCCATTAGACCGGATAAGCTAACTTGGTAATTAAGATCACTCACCTCTCTTTATACATATAATTTTTTCAGGCGAAACTTACTGAACGTttcatcattcatattcaacgCTTGATTACCCTTTGCcacataaacaaaaacaaactcaATCTCACATTATGCTCGGGATGACAAATGATTCTCAAAATGCAGGAGATGAGTTTTCCCCAAGTCCTCTAGATCGAATTTAAGCGATTAGACACACACGTACGTCTAATATATAATTTAATAAATAATGTAGGTTATCCGTTATATATATGGTTAGAGATAGATGGATTCAATCTGGTTTGGAAGAAAGAGCAGCTAGACGTTGATGACATGTACGTACGATGATGATGGGGTGCTCTTTGGACCCGATAACGCATGGCTGGTGAATTAATGGGAATAAAAACTGCTGGTCCACTACTGCTTGGTTGATGAGTGAGTTCTTCCTTTACACAATTGTTGATGAAAGACTGAAAGAGGAAGGGCATATATATGACCAATCACCATGGAAGCTCTAGGAATTTAGCAAGAATCAAAGAGAACATAAATGATCAGTCTAATAGAAAAGAGAaagcaaaaggaaaaaaggCAAAAAGGGAAAAAGGCAAAAAGGCAAAAAGGTAACAAGCAAAAAAAatgatggagtggcccaaattCTTATACACATAGACAATGTCCTCATTTCTCATATGGCCGGGATCGTTCTCAACACGTCCTTGCATGTGTGACGAATTTTCAAGCAATACACGTGAACAAGATATATTAGGTGATGTGAAACCTATGTGACTACAAGATATGCACACTTGGGATAACCTCCtttaggaaaattctacaatgtgttaacgtatgacatgcatacaattgccttaaaagtggtaaaatgagtcctcaaaatagtaatattagtcctcagaGTGGTACATAAGTCCTTAAAGtgaaaattttcttagttactacACGAGTCCTCAAGTGGTAAATTGAGTCACATAGGTTTCACATCACCTAATATATCTTGTTCACGTGTATTGCTTGAAAATTCGTCAcatatgagaaatgttaacatactataGCCTTACCCCCTGCTTTAATACCATGAATTTGGGCTTCACATCTAAAATGATTTGACAATGGATTGAGTTGACTCAAACCTttataaactcataagcaaTGTGATGTAGaacgagaatggacccagtttagccgaaaaatcataaaagtaaagaagcggtgtagaatcaagaagagtgattggaaaataggtaactcacgcgtaatgagattattagccgctggaatattcaagaagatttggttttggaccttTCGGGTTACTCGTacaaaaagtcaggttttgattgtgaatcagatttgactaacttttggccagaacgtccgtttgagacgcatgatacctttctagaatgggaacgacgagatcttcaagacttactttagtgagccctatcagatttaggccaaaatgtatcgtcttaattatccgattcgtgatttaatatttttaggctagttttacattctttttattttaggttttctagtttattttggatttgttttgttttaatccgtgggctttagggtttcattgttagtcgccctagggtttcttttcccatatataagcaaccttaaacggctgcagaactatcttttatcaataaatttgagatttttctctctttctctggtggattccagaattatgtcttttagggtttatcgctcgtaaaccccgttacttccgcccgcgtcaattggtatcagagccaggtttcgcccgcttcttagcagacgacgatccaagggagaagttcactaccaccaacctcaacgacgctggtcgtatagtatctatcaaagaaagtttcgttgaagaggaacataccaagggatttgccctaggacaacctcatcaatcaaaaaaaaaaaaaaaaaggaaaaaaaaaaagaaagaagaaacatggaacattggatattcacaacgccggattacgacaacttccgaactacatgtgtcatcaaagacaatgtatgctctgtaataattgacagtgatctacgagagaattttgtagcaaacaaaattgtggattattttcaattgccgactgtgaagctgagtgatccatattggattccatttggagaggatgaatatgcacaagtaacagaggtttgtaaagttcctgtctctatgggaaaattttataaagaagagattacttgtcatgtgattgatatggatgacactaatgtgctttttggaaggccatggcatgaaagcgtgaaatgtggttattgcaaagatgacacatatttatttaggtgggagtcgcacaaaattaaaatcaagcctggaaggaagaacatcaagaattatCCTCCTAAGGTTTTCGAGAAGAAGTTAGAGTCTAAGTTTTCTTTGCCTgttgagattaatagtttaattgaagaaaagccagaaaaatttctaatggaagaagctccacaagaattcatgggtgaagaccaagaagaggttaaagatgaaattgctcATGAAGACATGGTTATTTGTACTGATGAAGTCTTGGAGCCTAAAATAAATAATTCAGAGCCAGATGTTATTCAAGAGTACAACCTTGAGAGCTGTGAATAATCTACTAAAGTTGCCTATAACagactcatctatggtgttgggttcatgattgtgtcatcagaatatgcagaagatccagccaataatccacatgtccaattgtctaattttttctcaggtcttttgtctacctattcttgtcctttattcaagaggaactcgagggcgagttctttcgtagtggaggagaatgatgtaggacgagaatggacccagtttagccgaaaaatcataaaagtaaagaagcggtgtagaatcaagaagagtgattggaaaataggtaactcacgcgtaatgagattattagccgctggaatattcaagaagatttggttttggaccttTCGGGTTACTCGTacaaaaagtcaggttttgattgtgaattagatttgactaacttttggccagaacgtccgtttgagacgcatgacaCCTTTctagaatgggaacgacgagatcttcaagactcactttagtgagtcctatcagatttaggccaaaatgtatcgtcttaattatccgattcgtgatttaatatttttaggctagttttacattctttttattttaggttttctagtttattttggatttgttttgttttaatccgtgtgctttagggtttcattgttagtcgccctagggtttcttttcccatatataagcaaccttaaacggctgcagaactatcttttatcttttatcaataaatttgagatttttctctctttctctggtggattccagaattatgtcttttagggtttatcgcttgtaaaccccgttacttccgcccgcgtcaCAATGTCTCAAAATTCTCACGTGAGATTCATATTCTTAACACACCCTGCATGTGTACCTTATTTTTAAGCCATATATGTAAACAACTTAAGAGACAAACTATGgtactgtgatgtttatcatacactcattttacatctatttgaataaaaattacaattatttgaatcaaaattacaacattttttttttgtttgactttgtcaaggggaacccaaaggcttcctaggcccaagataaactcatttggcgcatgtgaaatgctccaactgtgcattgagaacaaagttaccatattcatttacactatttattATAtgtaaaacaaaaattacaacattgacaacaaatctgttcaaaaacttgtaacaatgtcgtaaattgtgtaattaccattattagaactaagattacacaaaatatgactcaacattaccactttgaaaacaaatttgttgtcacacttataaatgtgtgtatgagatgcgggtatgtattatagaattttccaaCAACTTATATTAGGAGGATTCATATTCTCAACAATATGACCTATCACCATGGAAATTTAGTAAcaatcaaagaaaacataaaatatCAATCTAATTATAGGAGAGAGCAAAAGGCAAAAGGAACAGACAAAAAAAGGGCATAAAAAGCTTGGCAAAAGCGATTAAGCAGAATCTATTATTTGGGCGCACAAGATcaaaagctagctagctaacaGGGCAATACCGGCCAATACCCTACCAGGCAACAGAGCAGATCATCAAGTCCGAATACTATATAAATAGGCCAATGGGGCTCTTGAATTAGATCACCAAATCACCCAATAAGTTGTTAGCTACTTATTCGGCCAGCTATTCTAAATAGTTCGAGTGTTTGATCCAGCTAGTGTAAGTAGTgagttagctagctagctagtttgaACGATCAATATGCCAAGGGACAGGGACCCCCTTGTTGTGGGAAGAGTCATAGGGGATGTTTTGGACCCCTTTACAAGGTCTGTTTCTCTCCGGGTGACTTTCGCTACTAGGGAGGTTAACAATGGTTGTGAGCTCAAACCTTCCCAAGTTGTCACCCAACCTCGAGTTGATATAGGAGGGGAGGATCTTAGGACCTTCTATACTCTGGTATGTATACAATACTATCAAAGACTGCTTAATTTCGCATTTACATGCATGAATTTCTTTCATATCTTGCATGCATGATCTAGCTAGCTAGCGCTCGATCTTACTCTTTGGAGTTCCCCCTTCATATTACTCAATTCATGTCGGTCTTGACCTAGCAATACTAGTTAAGACAGAGCTGCACAATTTTGTTTTGATAGTACTCGATAGATCGATATACATAGGTTTTTATTGATTTCTACTTGTTGCAGGTCATGGTGGATCCTGATGCACCCAGCCCCAGTGACCCCAACCTGAAAGAATATTTGCATTGGTATGTACTATAAGAATGAAGGTTGTCATTTACCGCGGCCTAAACCCCTTTATATATACAGATCCCTCTCTTCAGTCTTCATTGCTCTTTATTCTAGTCAATATCTTTTAGAAATTCGATTGAGTGGACTATATTACAACTAGCCGTGTGATTGGCTATGCAGCCTCTTTTGTGTTTCTAAATCAGTGGGCCAATTTACTGGGGCCAAAGTAATCCAATTACTTGACTAATACGTACAAGTTGATATTCATTTTGGGTTTACTCTTTGACAATTTAAACTGTTAGGGCTAATAATCCTCTTCGAGTATCAAACCCTCAAATATTTACTTATTCGTACTCACCTTTTTTTTTCCAGGTTAGTCACTGATATTCCTGCAACAACTGGGGCAAGTTTCGGTGTGTACTCATTATCtaatttttaaattaataaTACTAAAGGCACAAATTACATCCAGGTAGCTGATTATTCGGTTTTGATATATGCATATAATGGGAAATCACTTATGCACGGGTTGTTGCATATGCAGGCCAAGAGATTGTGTGTTATGAAAGTCCACGGCCAACAGTGGGGATTCATCGCTTTGTTTTTGTGTTGTTCCGGCAATTGGGAAGGCAAACTGTGTATGCTCCAGGATGGCGCCAAAACTTTAACACCAGAGACTTTGCCGAGCTCTACAATCTTGGATCACCAGTGGCTGCGGTTTACTTTAACTGCCAAAGGGAAAGTGGCTCCGGCGGAAGGAGAAGATAAACTCTTGGGAAAAAgaccaagaaaaaaaaggggaaaaaaaagaggaacagaagaagaaaaaagatgcGGAAAGGGAGAAGGATTGGagaaacaacaaagaaaacaagaatGGGTTGCGGGGACTCGAACCTAGGTTGGTGCTTGATAGAGCAAAATAACCCATCACTTTGCCAACTGAACCAAAACCATCTTCATGGAAACTTAGCACACTTATACTATCTAAATTATTCCAAGAATTTtgggttgggctatagcccaattAAGTAGCCCACTGCTTCATATATAGAGTGCATGCATGTCATAATTTAAATTTAAGGTGGTAGTGAGCACAAAAGTATGATATGTATATGGTATGGTTaatactagctagctagtaacAATTAGtcagctagctagctaccttATCTAGTGATCGATCTCAAGATATGTGTAAAATCAGTGGATATGTATGTATGCATAAGTAGCTAGTGCAGGAACTAGCTAGCTTGTAACAACTAGTGCGTGCTTGTAATTAGGCTCGATCGGATTCGGTTAGCTAGCCTATCTAGCAATGTCACTACTACTCTTAATGAAGTTGTattaaaaatgaaattaaacatGGGGTGTAAATTGTCTAAAGATAATTACAATGTGGCTAAAAATATCAATAATAATACGGGTCggtcaagaacacaaaaccgaaCAAATgtattctcacttaccccattaacaAAATTTTATTCCTACTacccaatttaaagtaaaataaCAATTTCGCCCTCAgcctaattaaaaaactacatctATGCTACTCTGTCTCCTCTCTCTCGAGacgccgtctctctctctcttcctccggCGCTCAACCCAGACCGTCTCTCTCTCCCCTATTGGCCTACAGCGCTCGACCTAGGCCCTCCGGCGACTTAGACCACAACCTCAGACCGCTAGAATGCTAGATCTCTACTTGCATCTCCCAACGCCGTCAATTGCATAACCAACATCCACAGAAAAATCGACGTCGTCGCCCTTATCATTCATAGCAAAATCGACGTCGTTGGGTCAGGTTCCATCCAGTTTAGGGACCTCCCGCGAAAGTTTCACGACGACATGGCCGACTACCTCCAGCTGCGTTGAGTACAGCCTTGGGCTCTCCGAAAGTCGTCATTTCAGCCTCGGACTCCAGTGACCTGTCATGGCGAGATTTGTGGTCGTGGGAGCGATCTGGCTTCGAATCACTATCCGATCGAGCACGATGTTGGCAGTGATGGTCACTGGAAGCATCGCTGCTGCTGTGATGCTTGTGATGCCAGGTGATCGGAGGTGATCGCGTGCTCGATTTCTGTTTCTCCAACAACTCAGATCTCGATTTGTCgacgtgggtgcccagagcattttctgggtgcccaaatcaatttttattttttttggtaaaatgtgGGCAGAAGGctgagaaggaaagaaaaaaagaaaaaaatgttttattatcgtaataaaggtttattgaggggcaataaaaggttttgaattgacgtaatcttctcattttcttcttcaatcaaagttttatttgtctaattttagggagattagtttctCTTCCCCCCAATAAAGGTTTATGTGGGGggaggcaataaacctctccagcgacctatgagatctccgacgacctctttggagacttccgacgaggttttcagagaagtcaggaggccggcgaccggtgaccagaATCTAGCGAAGTCCCCTACGgcttctctctctatgtaacaaaggggtgagagcaaaatagtctcaaaaaaaaaaaaaaaactcaattgggtattagggaagaccttattagagtctttatgggtaagtgggaaaaaaataagtGGGTAGTGTAAGGGAGAAAAAAGTCcatagaattagggtaaatggtcaaAACCCTTAATAATAAAGGTATTGTTTATAGCAGTATGATTTTTCATTATATGTTAATTAATGATGCTTTAACTGCATATGTTAGAATTAGGTTAAACAATTGTTGCGCACGCACAGATCTTCAAAGCAATGTAAATCGTCAATTAATTAACTAGCATagtttttcctttccttttgtcTTCTTTCAGTAAACAATTacccctttattaaaaaaaaaaaacacgcacACAGAGTGGCAGatctagggctgggcatttagcCCGAAAATTGGCCCGGGACCGGCCCAAACGGTCCGGGctttaaaaaataatttcatagttttgcaaggcccggcccgaaagcAATGTAAACGGTCCGGGCCCGGGCCTAAGaaataagaacaaaaaaaaactcgAAGGCCCGTTTACTAACATTTTCTATTAACTATATAATACTTAAGCTATTACCctactctctctcttcctcttttcacTACCGCACACCCTCTTCtcctcttttctcttcttcttcttcttctacttcttcttcttcttcttctctcatcGACTCATCTCCGCTCTTATTCTTTGTTCATACATTCTTTTTGTTCTTCTAGCTATGACTTTCGTCATCTTACATACTCAAGttttcatttctatttctcCATACCTCAAATTTCGGTTCATGAGTTGATGTAAACAGAGTTGCAGATCGGGAAGTTTTAGTTTCCAGATCTTAGATCAAGATGGTGCAACAGGATGTTCCAAATCTCAAGATGGTGCAACAGGCCCGAAAACCCGATCCGGAAAACACGGTCCGGTCTCTCTCCGGTCCTGACTTTCGAAAAGCTTGATCTGAAACCGACCGGAAAACTTCGGGCTCGGTCCCTGGCTTGGCATATTAACCCTCGGGCTAggaccgtgcccaggcctaGGCAGATCTAGGATTTGAAAATGGGACAGGCTACATATTAAGGTGTATTTcgcccaattttttttcttcttttcggtACAACTATGTACAAATGTAAGAAATAGCATGTTGTACTATCGTCGATCAACGAAGGTCGGGAGGCGAGAGTATTTAAAAGAGAACAAGCGGTGGCTGACTGGCTGTAGAAACGAGAGTGAGAAACTGAGTGAAGAAGAAAACGAGGGCTCAATCACTGATGAGTGATGGAAATGATGGAGAGGAGACTAGAGACCGATCCCTAATTATTTTCGGGTAGGCTTCAACATCAAGACGATGACGTTTTGATGACACTATctatagaaattttttttatctccaAAATTTTCGGGCATGCTGTATGTGGATCCGCCAGTACACACACAACAGAAACCACATTTACCcgaaagaagaaggagaaaataaAACTTATCAGAAGGCCATTAACAAATTAAACACAAACATAAGTTAATTAGGAGCAAAACTGATATAGCTAACAAACTCAACAATGAATCGTCTTCGACGGTGCGTGCACCGATTTTACCAAAACAGGTGTGCAACTGTGCATGGACACACAAGAACCTGGCCCAACTAGGAATCAAGAGctaactccaacagcttctctatattttgatttttctctattttagggaaaaatgagcttgttttacttcaacagattccctataactatctccattttagggatagtgaggaaagagaaaatcaaattccctaaatttacagcaatctctaaaatctccataattctttcttaaaattttagagattgctataaaatagagaatctgttagagttggaaaaggaaaagaggctaaagctttgacttttcttccctataatacaaaaattataaggaaactgttggagttgctcttaatgAAGTAAATGGACATGTTGCCCCAAATTTGGGTATCTGATCAAGGCCCATCGATCATAAATTCCGGAGTCCATGCATAACAACTTTTATAATGTTAACAACAAATAGATGTAACAAACATTCAAGAAGATTGCGACGATGAAGCGCGGCCCTTAATGAAATCACCAATATTACCTAACGCTATATCTAATGACTAATGGTTAGCTAGCCATCAACATTGGTCGATGAAGGAAGAAATATTGTTTATCACACAATTAGTTGCACATCAAATTAATAGGGTAATTAAACTACCTTTGTAATGGTAATTAAATATATCACCAATAATACCTAACGCAATATTTAATGGTTAGCTAGCCATCAACATTGGTCGATGAAGGAAGAAATATTGTTTATCACACAATTAATTGCACATCAAATTAATTAAGTTTACCCTAGCTAATTAAACTACCTTTGTATGGTAATTAAATATATCACCAATAATACCTAACGCTATATTTAATGGTTAGCTAGCCATCAACAATATTGGTCGATGAAGGGAGAAATATTGTTTATCACACAATTAATTGCACATCAAATTAATTAAGTTTACCCTAGCTAATTAAACTTCCTTTGTAATGGTAATTAAATATATTAACGCTGACAACCAcaagatatgttttttttttttttttttttttttgagttaagGAAACATATATTCATCTGAAAaaaccagaataggccgttacatacccttccactgtcatttaagggcatagacagacaagaagctagtgataacgtacatatagtcctactcattatacattcatgCAAATACGCAGAGCCAGCGGatatcctcctttggtactactccagagacgctagagAGACAATGGGTGCACATCAGTGCTTAGGTTCCTAAAaacaaggaatttattgtaaaagactagctaaaaacatagtaaaggcctagggcaaaaaccctagcccaaaatagtTAGCCCAAGAGCATCCAAAGAGTGGTCCACCACCAGAGCCCATCAAGCCCGCCTGGTCTCAGCCCATGCACCCCAGACGACATGTCGTACACACAAGCCCAGCAGCTCCCGCCCGACCCGCTCTGCTCCTCCCGACCTGTGCCGCCTTGATCTATGCCTCTGCGACCACCT
This region includes:
- the LOC133721598 gene encoding protein VERNALIZATION 3 — protein: MPRDRDPLVVGRVIGDVLDPFTRSVSLRVTFATREVNNGCELKPSQVVTQPRVDIGGEDLRTFYTLVMVDPDAPSPSDPNLKEYLHWLVTDIPATTGASFGQEIVCYESPRPTVGIHRFVFVLFRQLGRQTVYAPGWRQNFNTRDFAELYNLGSPVAAVYFNCQRESGSGGRRR